Proteins encoded in a region of the Panicum hallii strain FIL2 chromosome 3, PHallii_v3.1, whole genome shotgun sequence genome:
- the LOC112884898 gene encoding protein FLX-like 3 isoform X2, with translation MSERGRLPRRPIDDRRGYNEVRLVEPRGYPGYLDTRLVDERRSYPGVRMIDDHRGYSAIRIDDRRAHPDIHEGPRMRGAPHPHPAVLEEELELQEHELRRLLAHNRALAEERADLNRELQAGKDEVRHLNVIISDITAEKEAYISKLVDKKRKLEAELRANEHLRDEVVQLRGEIEKLIAARKELSAEAASLMEDLTRERSVKHQLPMLKAELEGLQQELIHARTACELEQKGNFELVEQRKAMEKNMISMAQEIEQMRAELAKCEVRPWGTGGTYGMQMGSPEVTFTKSYEDGYNIHAGVSEKGPLHPPESSSWGTYDKNRLQYR, from the exons ATGTCGGAAAGAGGTCGACTGCCAAGGCGTCCCATTGATGATCGCAGGGGGTACAATGAAGTCCGCCTAGTTGAGCCCAGAGGGTATCCTGGCTATCTTGACACCCGTCTGGTTGATGAACGTAGGAGCTACCCTGGTGTTCGTATGATTGATGACCATAGGGGCTATTCTGCCATTCGTATTGATGACCGTAGGGCCCATCCTGACATCCATGAAGGCCCACGCATGAGGGGAGCTCCTCACCCTCACCCAGCTGTTCTAGAGGAAGAGCTTGAGTTACAGGAACATGAACTCCGGAGGCTTTTGGCACATAACCGTGCTCTGGCTGAGGAGCGTGCAGATTTAAACAGGGAATTACAAGCTGGAAAAGATGAGGTCCGCCACTTGAACGTGATCATTTCAGACATTACCGCTGAGAAGGAGGCTTATATCAGTAAGCTTgtggacaagaagaggaagctCGAAGCTGAACTTAGAGCAAATGAGCACTTACGTGATGAGGTTGTGCAGCTTCGTGGTGAAATTGAGAAGCTCATTGCTGCTAGGAAAGAACTCTCTGCTGAGGCTGCATCTCTCATGGAAGATCTGACCAGGGAAAGATCTGTTAAGCACCAGCTACCTATGCTAAAAGCAGAGCTTGAAGGTCTGCAACAGGAACTTATTCATGCGAG GACTGCTTGTGAACTAGAGCAAAAAGGGAATTTTGAGTTGGTGGAACAAAGGAAGGCAATGGAGAAGAATATGATTTCTATGGCACAAGAGATTGAACAGATGCGAGCTGAATTAGCTAAATGTGAAGTGAGACCATGGGGTACAG GTGGAACATATGGGATGCAGATGGGCAGCCCTGAAGTGACCTTCACTAAGTCATATGAAGATGGTTATAATATCCATGCG GGGGTTTCTGAGAAAGGTCCTTTGCATCCTCCTGAATCTAGTTCATGGGGGACATATGACAAGAATCGCCTTCAGTACCGCTAA
- the LOC112884898 gene encoding protein FLX-like 3 isoform X1 codes for MSERGRLPRRPIDDRRGYNEVRLVEPRGYPGYLDTRLVDERRSYPGVRMIDDHRGYSAIRIDDRRAHPDIHEGPRMRGAPHPHPAVLEEELELQEHELRRLLAHNRALAEERADLNRELQAGKDEVRHLNVIISDITAEKEAYISKLVDKKRKLEAELRANEHLRDEVVQLRGEIEKLIAARKELSAEAASLMEDLTRERSVKHQLPMLKAELEGLQQELIHARTACELEQKGNFELVEQRKAMEKNMISMAQEIEQMRAELAKCEVRPWGTGGTYGMQMGSPEVTFTKSYEDGYNIHACCERCLQNSTGVTYSPLHQPATRAFPIGPLAYKFPTTRTSAKTNQSHLHCILPQHKSTASIRFKKEKLQGMATSGPSAAGGAAAKDSWPELVGQSSEEAKKKIKEDKPDADVQVVPADAFVTMDFNTGRVRVFVDSNDKVAKAPRIG; via the exons ATGTCGGAAAGAGGTCGACTGCCAAGGCGTCCCATTGATGATCGCAGGGGGTACAATGAAGTCCGCCTAGTTGAGCCCAGAGGGTATCCTGGCTATCTTGACACCCGTCTGGTTGATGAACGTAGGAGCTACCCTGGTGTTCGTATGATTGATGACCATAGGGGCTATTCTGCCATTCGTATTGATGACCGTAGGGCCCATCCTGACATCCATGAAGGCCCACGCATGAGGGGAGCTCCTCACCCTCACCCAGCTGTTCTAGAGGAAGAGCTTGAGTTACAGGAACATGAACTCCGGAGGCTTTTGGCACATAACCGTGCTCTGGCTGAGGAGCGTGCAGATTTAAACAGGGAATTACAAGCTGGAAAAGATGAGGTCCGCCACTTGAACGTGATCATTTCAGACATTACCGCTGAGAAGGAGGCTTATATCAGTAAGCTTgtggacaagaagaggaagctCGAAGCTGAACTTAGAGCAAATGAGCACTTACGTGATGAGGTTGTGCAGCTTCGTGGTGAAATTGAGAAGCTCATTGCTGCTAGGAAAGAACTCTCTGCTGAGGCTGCATCTCTCATGGAAGATCTGACCAGGGAAAGATCTGTTAAGCACCAGCTACCTATGCTAAAAGCAGAGCTTGAAGGTCTGCAACAGGAACTTATTCATGCGAG GACTGCTTGTGAACTAGAGCAAAAAGGGAATTTTGAGTTGGTGGAACAAAGGAAGGCAATGGAGAAGAATATGATTTCTATGGCACAAGAGATTGAACAGATGCGAGCTGAATTAGCTAAATGTGAAGTGAGACCATGGGGTACAG GTGGAACATATGGGATGCAGATGGGCAGCCCTGAAGTGACCTTCACTAAGTCATATGAAGATGGTTATAATATCCATGCG TGTTGTGAACGATGCCTCCAAAACTCCACCGGAGTTACCTATAGTCCTCTCCATCAGCCTGCCACTCGAGCTTTTCCAATAGGCCCACTCGCCTATAAATTCCCTACAACGCGTACCTCTGCCAAGACCAATCAATCACATTTGCACTGCATTCTACCCCAGCACAAAAGTACCGCGAGTATACGTTTCAAAAAGGAAAAATTGCA GGGGATGGCGACCAGTGGACCAAGTGCAGCCGGCGGTGCCGCGGCGAAGGATTCATGGCCGGAGTTGGTGGGCCAGTCGTCGGAGgaggcgaagaagaagatcaaggagGACAAGCCGGACGCCGACGTGCAGGTCGTCCCAGCTGACGCCTTCGTCACCATGGACTTCAACACCGGGCGGGTCAGGGTCTTCGTCGACTCCAACGACAAGGTCGCAAAAGCTCCGAGGATCGGCTAG